The genomic region GCATCATCAGGGGTGCCGTGGTATCGGATGCCAAGGGCAGCAAGGCGTTGAACGCAATCGATATCCGCTCAAAGGGCCGCACGGAACGGCTGAATGTTGATGCCCTGGCCATGGCAGGCGGCTTCAGCCCGATCATCCACCTTGCCTGCCACCGCGGCGGCAAACCGGTCTGGTCGGATGACAATGCAGCCTTCCTCGCACCGGGCAATCTGAAGGGGATGGCACTCGCCGGCTCCGTTTGCGCCGTTGGCGGCCTTGCCGCCTGCCTTGCGGACGGCGCGCGGCAGGGCGCGGCCATGGCAGAGGGACTTGGCTTCAAGGCGGCAGCCGTTGCGTTCGGCGCTGTGGAGAACGATATCCTCGCCCCGCCTGAAAAGGCGGTCTGGTCCATAACCGGCGTCAAGGGAAAGGCCTTCGTCGATTTCCAGAATGACGTGCATCGCAAGGATCTCTGCCTTGCCGTCAGCGAGGGCTATGGCCATGTTGAGCTTGCCAAGCGCTACACCACCAATGGCATGGCGACGGATCAGGGCAAGCTTTCCAATATCAATGCCATCGGACTTCTGGCTGAAGCGCGCGGCGTCTCGCCGGCAGACGTCGGCACGACGACTTTCCGGCCTTTCTATACGCCTGTCTCCTTCGGTGCGCTGACAGGCGCCTATCACGGACATCATTTCCAGCCGGTGCGCAAATCGCCGCTGCACGGCTGGGCGGAAAAGAACGGCGCCGTCTTCGTCGAGACCGGTCTGTGGTATCGCTCCTCCTGGTTCGCGCGAAAGGGCGAACATACATGGCGCCAAAGTGTCGACCGGGAAGTGCTGAACGTGCGGCGGAATGCGGGGCTGTGCGACGTCTCGATGCTCGGCAAGATCGAGATCTGCGGCAAAGACGCGGCACAATTTTTGAACCGGATCTATTCCAATGGTTTCCTCAACTTACCGGTCGGTAAGGCCCGTTATGGCCTGATGCTGCGCGAGGACGGCATGATCTACGACGACGGCACGACAAGCCGCCTTGAAGAGGACCGCTTCTTCATGACGACGACGACGGCCTATGCCGCAGGCGTCATGAACCACCTGGAGTTCTGCGCGCAGGCGCTGTGGCCAGATCTCGACGTTCGCCTCGCATCCGTCACCGACCAGTGGGCGCAGATGGCGATCGCCGGGCCAAAAGCCCGCTCTATTCTCCAGAAGATCGTCGACGACGACATCTCCGACGTTGCCTTCCCCTTTCTCGCAGCGAAGGATATCTCACTTTTCAACGGCACGCTTCACGGCCGCCTCTTCCGGATTTCCTTCTCGGGCGAACTTGCCTATGAGCTCGCGGTGCCGGCCGGTTACGGCGAAAGCGTTGCCGATGCCGTGATGGACGCCGGGAAAGACGATGGCATCATGCCCTATGGCGTCGAAGCGCTCGGCGTCATGCGCATCGAAAAGGGCCATCTCACCCACAACGAGATCAACGGCACCGTCGTTCCGGCTGATCTCGGTTTGGCGAAAATGGTTTCGTCGGTAAAGGCCGATTTCATCGGCAAGGCCATGGTGGGGCGCGACGGTCTTGCGGCCGGCGATCGGCCGCGCCTGGTTGGTGTTGTGCCGCTCGATCCCAACCAATCCTTCCGCACGGGTTCCCACATCCTCGCCAAGGATGCCGCCGCAACACTCGAAAATGACCAGGGCTACGTCACTTCAAGCGCGTTTTCACCGCATGTCGGATCGACCATCGGCCTTGCCCTCGTCAATCGCGGATCAGAGCGGCACGGCGAAGAGGTGGTGGTTTGGAACGGCCTGCGCAACGAATTCACCCGCGCGCGCCTGTGCAATCCGGTTTTCTTCGATCCGCAGAACGAGAGGCTCCATGTCTGATTTCCGCCCGACCCATCGCCCGGCGCTCGGCGCAAAGCCGGTGATCTCTTCTACTGCCGTCAGCCTCTCTCCGCTTCCCGAAGGCGTCATCATTCATGTGCTCGCCCAGCCCGGCGAACGCGATGTAGCGTCTTTCCTCGATGGCCTGGCCAAAGGGGCCGCCCTCGCCGTCCGTTCTGTTTCGCCCGGACAGTGGTTCGTCGTTGGCGAAGAACCGATGGCATATCAGGACATGAAGGATCTGTTGGACGGGCTCCGACCGCGCGCAACCGGCGTCGACCAGAGCCATGGACGCGTGCGCATCCGGATCAGCGGCAAGTTGGCCAGGCGCGTCCTTTCGAAAGGCACGGCGGTCGATCTTGCGCCCGGCTCACTCCCCGTCGGACAATCCGCAACGACGTTGGTCGGCCATATCGCGGCCCATATCACCTGTGTCGATGCCGACACATTCGAGATTATCGTCCTGCGAGGATTTGCCGAAAGCCTGTGGGACGACCTCGCGCGCATGAGCGCAGAGTTCGGCTGAGCGCAGGTTTGTCAGAGATACCGAGGAAGGCATGACCTACCAGCACCATGCAAACTCCGTTTGAGGCTTCGCCATGGCGGCCGGCAATCAACATTCGGCTCAGTCACCCCCGCCACATCCACCTCCACCACATCCGCAGTCACCGTCCCCGGAAGATGATCCTCCGCTTCCGCCTCCGCCACACCCGCTTGCGTTTTGTCTGTCCCTTCGAGGCCGGCGGACGGGAAGCAACATCGTAAGACCAAAGAAGGCGGCGATGCCGGCGAGCACGGGCGCCACCGAAGAAAAGCGTTCTTCAAAACTCCATCCCGCAACCAGCACCAAAATGGCAAGGCAGCAAACCAAACCGAGCTGGCTCCTGGTGACGCTAAGGGATCGCCACCAACTGCTGCGGCGAGATCGCCGGGCGTCTTTGAAGCGGATCTGCTCGTGCGGCCAGATGTCGAGGGGCGGCGTCATGTTGAACTCCTGCCGATATCGCACCTTCGTGCGTCGGTAGCAGTTGCGATATCTGGCACTTTCAACAGCGCCTCCCTCGCTTGGGTCGTGATGGATCTCTCTCCCCAACACGTCACGGCAGAAGTCGATCCAATAGTCGCGCGTATAGATGAGATGCAGGTGCCACACCTCGTCGACTTCTTGCGAAGGCGTCAGCGTCTCCTCCGATACGCACATCAGATAGATAAACTTCTTGTATTCCTGAATGACACGTTGCGTAAATTCGGATGACCAACCAGTTTGGCGCGCGAGCCTGGCCGAGAAGGGCATGCCGACGCCGGGTTGATCGAGGCTGTAAGTTTCAAGGCGGCTCCAGAGACTGGGATCGCTCGTTCTGCTCATGCTGTCCTCATCAGCCATGGTTCGACGACAGAATTATAGCACATCCGTGGATGCACCTGGGTCGGGAGCTGTCGAGGTCTGGCCTCTATCGTATGCGGCAAGGCTCGTTGTCATATGAACATGTAGGGGCCACACGTCACGCCCTCCTGGAGCCCGTCGCTCGACAGCTTCCATGAGTTCGGACCTTAGTCCAGGTTGACGGCATTTCAATCGCGGCTAGATTGCCTGGGGCGGAAATGACCGGGGGCGGTTTTAGTGCTGGGGGTTTCATTCAAGGAAAGTGACCTGCGCTTGATGTCGGGCGCGGTCCAAGCATGGTACAGACACTTTGGCTTGGCACCAGAACCGAGATATTCTGCCATGCTGTGCAGTTCGGTGATTGATCGCTTCAACCAGGGTCACAGTTCCGTCGAAGATCTGACAGCCCACTTAATCGCTCTTTTCGATGGACCGAAATCCATGGAGCGCTACACGACATCTACCAAAGCTCATTAGCACCTGCTTGACCGTCGGTTCGCTCGCGGACAGATCGAAGAGCTTTCAGACCGGGCCGGACGATGTCGTCGCCGTTCCATCCGAAAGCATGCCCGTTCTCCTGACGCAGGACGAAATCGAATTATTCGTGACGGCTTGACGGCAAACGGCAAGGTGGGTGTAACGCCTGCGCTCCAATGAGCGATGATGCTGCCATTTTAACGGCCCACTGGAAAGGATGGAACTTTTCATCCTCCTCAATGTTTGCTGCAGTGGATCACGTGGCGCGTTCTCCTCCCTTACGTGAACCGCGTGATCCGAGTGCTACGGGAGATGGTCCCTCCCTCTCCAAGCACACCCAAGTGGACAAGGGCTCGTCTTCCTCCACGGCTTGAGGCGAGCCCTTGTCGCATTGCGGATCTGCCAAGTGATGACGTGCCCCGAACCGTTACGCTACGCGCCTGATCCGGATCTCCCTCTTACCCGGCGATCGGAACTTGCCTTGCGTCAGCGAGGTTGGTGCCTGGTCGACGACATTTCGCGAATATGTCGAGTGCGGGATCATAAACCGTTGTCGACACGTCCATCAGCCCGAGAACACTGTGAAATAGGTTGTCATGGGAGTTCGGGAGCGCTGCATTCCGATCCAGACATCCCATGTCAAACCCACCCGCGCGCTGCAGGTCATCCGCGATCCAAACGAGGAATGGGACATGGGTTTGCTGCGACGGCGCGAACACATATGGCGCGCCATGCAAATAAAGGCCGTGCTCACCAAGCGACTCGCCGTGATCTGAAAGGTAGATGACTGATCCGGCAATCGTGGAGGAGCGCGCCTTCAGTCTATCGATGACCTGCGACACGATGTGATCGGTATAAAGGATCGTATTATCATAGGCGTTCTTGATTTCCTGCGCTGAGCACGCACCGAAGTCATTTGCCCGGCAATCTGGTAAAAAGTGCCTGAAATCGTTTGGATATCTCGAGAAATAGGCCGGGCCGTGGCTTCCCAGCTGATGCAGGATCAAAACACTATCGCCCTTGACGGTGCCAAGCCATGAATCCATGCGATCGAGAAGAATGGCGTCCAGGCATTCGCCGTCCTTGCAAAACCTGGCGTCGGCAGAACTCGGAAGGAATTGATAAGCGACGCGGTCGGTCACGTGATAACTGCCGGTATCATTGTCAAACCACGACACTGATACGTTTGCATGGGTCAGGACATCGAGCACGTTCTCTGTCTCAAGGCCCTTGCGATGTGTGTAGGCGCGGCGCGGGTAGACCGAAAACATGCACGGTATCGACACGGCCGTGGACGTGCCGCAGCTCGTCGTGTTCGGAAAGTAGACGACGCCGCGCTCGCGGAGCTCCGGGTTCGTATCCCTGGCGTATCCGCCTAGCGAAAAATCGTCTGCCCGAGCGGTTTCTCCCGCGACGATGACCGTCACTCGCGGCTTTGGCCTCAACCCCGCGCGATGTGCGTCCACTCCCAGTGGCTGCGCGGTAACCTCGGCATTCTGGGTCGCGTCTATTATGAATCGAACGGCGCTCGATATCGGAAAGAAGGGATTGAGTGGATCGAGGATGTCCCGGTGCGCCCGGCCGACCCCGGCAAAGGTTCGATAGTCGCAGGCCGCCGCCAGAGCGAAGATCCCGATGCATCCGGCGATTATTGCGCTGTTGTGCGCCAGTTTCGCCAAGAATGGCCGATGCGCGATCCTTACCCAGACAACGACCAGCGATGGAAGGAGCCCAGTCATAAGGAGATGGGTGGCGAAGCGCAAGGTTAAGAGGTGCCCCGCTTCAGCACCCGTTGAGACGGCGGCGTTCCGGATCATTTCGCGATCAACGACCACACCGAACTGATCGGTGAACCAGGACGCCGCAGACGCGGTGAGGATGAAGAAGATCAAGAATATCCTGGTTACGTATTTCGCAGAAAAGGCCGTGATTATGGCCATGCTCATTGCCGAGATGCCAACGGCAAAAAGAATGAACGCAAAGTGATCCTTTGCCAAATAACCGAACGCCCTGGTCCAGAATGTCCAGTTGGTGACAAGCAGCAGATACAGGGTCGTGGCGGCGCAAACTGTCACGCTTTTGACCGTGGGCCGATAGCGATACAAGACTTTGTTCATCCTAATGCATCCAACGCGCTCGATGTCCCGGCGCGGTGCAAAAAGATTGGAACTTCCGGGCTAAGGATCTCAGGCATGGGCGCTCCAGAGTGGGTAGCGCCTAGGTGGCTGACGAACCTGACAGAGACCTGAACGGCCGTCAGGCGACGGCATTGCCGAGACCGGTCTTCTCCTCAATGGCCCTGACATGACGCAGTTCCATCAGGCGCGTCGTTATCGCGCCCGCCGGCGTGCGACGCTTCAACGACGTCTTCGATCCGTTGAGCGATGCACTGACATATCCGCCGTAGCGGGCATCATCGCCAGCAACATTCGAAAGCCCTGGATGGGATTGGAAATCAACCCCCGGTCCCGGTTCGGGCTTCAGCATCCCGCGCTTACTACCATCGCGCGAACTATCTTCCCAAGATCGACGGCGCAGTCAGATATCGAAATTGGTCGGCAGCACAACGACATCGCGAATTGTGACATTTCGCGGCCTGGTTAGCATGAAGATGATGGCATCGGCCACCTCCGACGGTTCGATGAGGCTTCCCGATTCCTTCGCCTTTTGGAGATTTTCTTCTGGCCAATCGGCAAGGAGCGCGCTGATCACCGGTCCGGGCGAAACCGAGCCCACGCGGATGCCCTTCTTGTTGACCTGGCGCCGCACGGTCTGAACGAAGCAGGTCATCGCCC from Rhizobium gallicum bv. gallicum R602sp harbors:
- a CDS encoding sarcosine oxidase subunit alpha; translated protein: MTSYRLPKGGLIDRSKSLSFTFDGKAMEGLEGDSLASALLANGRRFVGRSFKYHRPRGILTAGAAEPNALMTIGRGGRTEPNTRATMQELYAGLEARSQNRWPSLDVDIGALSSLLSPFLGAGFYYKTFMWPASFWERIYEPFIRKAAGLGKATYETDPDAYDKCWAHCDLLVIGAGPAGLAGAISAGRAGARVILIDEHSVAGGALLSETASIGSKAAADFAADCICELEALPNVTLLTRTTVFGWYDGNVFGAVERVQKHVSEPQPNVPVERLWRIVAKRSVLATGAEERPVVFGGNDIPGVMMASAMRHYLNRYAVAPGKATAIFTTNDSGYALARDLEAHGIQLAAIVDSREGGGSGYFGPARIIRGAVVSDAKGSKALNAIDIRSKGRTERLNVDALAMAGGFSPIIHLACHRGGKPVWSDDNAAFLAPGNLKGMALAGSVCAVGGLAACLADGARQGAAMAEGLGFKAAAVAFGAVENDILAPPEKAVWSITGVKGKAFVDFQNDVHRKDLCLAVSEGYGHVELAKRYTTNGMATDQGKLSNINAIGLLAEARGVSPADVGTTTFRPFYTPVSFGALTGAYHGHHFQPVRKSPLHGWAEKNGAVFVETGLWYRSSWFARKGEHTWRQSVDREVLNVRRNAGLCDVSMLGKIEICGKDAAQFLNRIYSNGFLNLPVGKARYGLMLREDGMIYDDGTTSRLEEDRFFMTTTTAYAAGVMNHLEFCAQALWPDLDVRLASVTDQWAQMAIAGPKARSILQKIVDDDISDVAFPFLAAKDISLFNGTLHGRLFRISFSGELAYELAVPAGYGESVADAVMDAGKDDGIMPYGVEALGVMRIEKGHLTHNEINGTVVPADLGLAKMVSSVKADFIGKAMVGRDGLAAGDRPRLVGVVPLDPNQSFRTGSHILAKDAAATLENDQGYVTSSAFSPHVGSTIGLALVNRGSERHGEEVVVWNGLRNEFTRARLCNPVFFDPQNERLHV
- a CDS encoding sarcosine oxidase subunit gamma family protein — its product is MSDFRPTHRPALGAKPVISSTAVSLSPLPEGVIIHVLAQPGERDVASFLDGLAKGAALAVRSVSPGQWFVVGEEPMAYQDMKDLLDGLRPRATGVDQSHGRVRIRISGKLARRVLSKGTAVDLAPGSLPVGQSATTLVGHIAAHITCVDADTFEIIVLRGFAESLWDDLARMSAEFG
- a CDS encoding glycine-rich domain-containing protein, producing the protein MADEDSMSRTSDPSLWSRLETYSLDQPGVGMPFSARLARQTGWSSEFTQRVIQEYKKFIYLMCVSEETLTPSQEVDEVWHLHLIYTRDYWIDFCRDVLGREIHHDPSEGGAVESARYRNCYRRTKVRYRQEFNMTPPLDIWPHEQIRFKDARRSRRSSWWRSLSVTRSQLGLVCCLAILVLVAGWSFEERFSSVAPVLAGIAAFFGLTMLLPVRRPRRDRQNASGCGGGGSGGSSSGDGDCGCGGGGCGGGD
- a CDS encoding phosphoethanolamine transferase; the encoded protein is MNKVLYRYRPTVKSVTVCAATTLYLLLVTNWTFWTRAFGYLAKDHFAFILFAVGISAMSMAIITAFSAKYVTRIFLIFFILTASAASWFTDQFGVVVDREMIRNAAVSTGAEAGHLLTLRFATHLLMTGLLPSLVVVWVRIAHRPFLAKLAHNSAIIAGCIGIFALAAACDYRTFAGVGRAHRDILDPLNPFFPISSAVRFIIDATQNAEVTAQPLGVDAHRAGLRPKPRVTVIVAGETARADDFSLGGYARDTNPELRERGVVYFPNTTSCGTSTAVSIPCMFSVYPRRAYTHRKGLETENVLDVLTHANVSVSWFDNDTGSYHVTDRVAYQFLPSSADARFCKDGECLDAILLDRMDSWLGTVKGDSVLILHQLGSHGPAYFSRYPNDFRHFLPDCRANDFGACSAQEIKNAYDNTILYTDHIVSQVIDRLKARSSTIAGSVIYLSDHGESLGEHGLYLHGAPYVFAPSQQTHVPFLVWIADDLQRAGGFDMGCLDRNAALPNSHDNLFHSVLGLMDVSTTVYDPALDIFAKCRRPGTNLADARQVPIAG